Proteins encoded together in one Deinococcus hopiensis KR-140 window:
- a CDS encoding C39 family peptidase yields the protein MRFLLPLLLTALLAQAAATAPKASSGPTGYVLSGMPLVRQTYNACGPASLTEVLAYFGVDMAMEDVSRLTRPTERSYMTAQAIVDFAPQVGMEARLFRGGTLNTVRAAIRNRLPLIALQSHITTTQVIPHWRVVAGYDDAAQQVYLMDPLLGYVRMGYADFLRVWADHQGQFAVMYPPDWRGTVKKVIG from the coding sequence GTGCGCTTCCTCCTTCCGCTGCTCCTAACTGCACTGCTTGCCCAGGCCGCGGCGACGGCACCCAAAGCGTCGTCTGGGCCCACAGGCTATGTGCTCTCGGGCATGCCCCTGGTGCGGCAGACCTACAACGCCTGTGGTCCGGCGAGCCTCACCGAGGTGCTGGCGTATTTCGGCGTGGACATGGCGATGGAGGACGTGAGCCGCCTGACCCGTCCCACCGAGCGCTCGTACATGACGGCGCAGGCCATCGTGGACTTTGCGCCCCAGGTGGGTATGGAAGCTCGGCTCTTTCGCGGAGGCACGCTGAATACGGTCCGGGCAGCCATTCGCAACCGCCTGCCCCTGATCGCGCTGCAGTCGCACATCACCACCACCCAGGTCATTCCCCACTGGCGCGTTGTGGCGGGCTACGACGACGCCGCGCAGCAGGTTTACCTGATGGACCCGTTGCTGGGCTACGTGCGGATGGGCTACGCCGACTTTCTGCGCGTATGGGCCGATCACCAGGGCCAGTTCGCGGTGATGTATCCGCCCGACTGGCGCGGCACGGTGAAGAAGGTCATCGGGTAG
- a CDS encoding DEAD/DEAH box helicase, with product MNLNRVPPAFFSMPTVSAALRIAPRSVSNVVVNRTPHGYVGSSQVKDGGRIYRQTFQLRQDGIYRGGECGCGRKHCPHLVRALLSPGLESALEREELRGGEEPAPPPVPEAELDNPALPPLASPLRTWLAQVTPLAGGGARATERQTLRFDLELAVRPRSSRETLTLKVRRANRERGGLEPGNVFPIPHAMRWTHGEGEGHLPRFALPDREVLHLLALGGESGAMGGEEAWFLGNHPLTDMLLTRLLETGRLYWRGLGAPATKGEDLPAELAWQMDVGGVQRPALRLPENVRVLPISPRWYVNEATGGMGHVTSPLPAALETAFLSVPAVPPAQAASFAKALRESFPGLDVPTPAPIPTRREALKYQPVLTLREETVEVSRRRGGRWSTAEEKVGVAHLAHLYGGKPLEIERQSYEGGVLHLAARDAAAEKKAAGQVTRTGLKRLPNLYARGEQVRHPQSSALFAYADEALWQTFLTLDAPRLEAKGFRVVVDPSFPYRFAEVDDWYGETEEQGGWFTLELGVLVGGERISLIPILVSLIAERPELFTPEALAALGDFDVILARLPDGRRLPLPAGRVRAILSVLVELHLRELPAGPLRLPVLDAARLAALEEALQARWLGADRLLDLGQRLRTFRGIQEVEPPAGLKVELRPYQRQGLSWLQFLREYALGGILADDMGLGKTLQTLAHLQLEKEAGRLDRPALVIAPTSVLGNWRAEAKRFAPGLKVLTLHGSGRKAEFGRIPEHDVVLSTYPLLPRDVDTLREHEFHLLVLDEAQNIKNAKSAAAKAAGALKARHRLALTGTPLENHLGELWSQFNFLTPGLLHDEKTFRELYRTPIEKQGDRARQVALAARVKPFILRREKRDVATELPPKTEIPVRVTLDGDQRDLYETVRVTMLERVREELDARGLARSSIAILDALLKLRQAATDPRLVKLEAARKVEGSAKLEWLMANLPQMVEEGRRILIFSQFATLLGMLEAPLTELGIPYAKLTGQTKDRAGPIARFQDGEAHVFLISLKAGGVGLNLTAADTVIHLDPWWNPAAENQATDRAYRIGQDKPVFVYKLIAAGSVEERILDLQARKAALAQGVLDGGLTSATQLTTGDLNVLFAPLEEGAEERETVFS from the coding sequence GTGAACCTCAACCGCGTCCCGCCCGCCTTCTTCTCCATGCCCACCGTGAGCGCGGCGCTGCGCATTGCGCCGCGCAGCGTGAGCAACGTGGTCGTGAACCGCACGCCCCACGGCTATGTCGGTTCGTCCCAGGTCAAAGACGGTGGGCGCATCTACCGCCAGACCTTTCAACTCAGGCAAGACGGCATCTACCGGGGCGGAGAGTGCGGGTGTGGGCGCAAGCACTGTCCACACCTCGTGCGGGCGCTGCTCAGCCCCGGGCTGGAGTCGGCGCTGGAGCGCGAGGAGCTGCGCGGTGGGGAAGAGCCGGCGCCTCCGCCCGTTCCTGAAGCAGAGCTGGACAACCCCGCCCTGCCCCCGCTGGCCAGTCCGCTGCGGACGTGGCTGGCGCAGGTCACGCCCCTGGCCGGGGGAGGGGCCAGGGCCACAGAACGTCAGACGCTGCGCTTTGACCTCGAACTCGCGGTGCGGCCCCGCTCGTCCCGGGAAACGCTGACGTTGAAGGTGCGCCGCGCCAACCGCGAACGCGGAGGGTTGGAGCCGGGGAACGTCTTTCCCATCCCCCACGCCATGCGCTGGACGCACGGCGAGGGCGAGGGCCACCTGCCACGCTTTGCCCTCCCGGACCGCGAGGTGCTGCACCTCCTCGCCCTCGGCGGTGAGAGCGGCGCGATGGGCGGCGAGGAGGCGTGGTTTCTGGGCAACCATCCCCTCACCGATATGCTGCTGACGCGGCTGCTGGAGACGGGGCGGCTGTACTGGCGTGGATTGGGCGCGCCGGCGACGAAGGGTGAGGACCTTCCCGCCGAACTGGCCTGGCAGATGGACGTGGGCGGGGTGCAGCGCCCGGCCCTGCGGCTGCCGGAGAACGTGCGCGTGCTGCCCATCTCGCCGCGCTGGTACGTGAACGAGGCAACGGGAGGGATGGGCCACGTCACGTCACCCCTGCCCGCTGCGCTGGAGACGGCCTTCCTGAGCGTGCCCGCCGTACCCCCCGCCCAGGCCGCCAGCTTTGCCAAGGCCCTGCGCGAGAGTTTTCCCGGGCTGGATGTGCCCACCCCCGCGCCCATTCCAACCCGGCGGGAGGCATTGAAGTACCAGCCGGTCCTGACCCTGCGCGAGGAGACGGTGGAGGTCAGCCGCCGCCGAGGCGGGCGCTGGAGTACGGCGGAGGAGAAGGTGGGTGTGGCGCACCTGGCCCACCTGTATGGTGGCAAACCGCTGGAGATCGAACGTCAGAGCTACGAGGGCGGGGTGCTGCACCTCGCTGCCCGTGACGCCGCCGCCGAGAAAAAGGCGGCGGGGCAGGTCACGCGCACGGGCCTCAAGCGCTTGCCCAACCTGTACGCGCGGGGCGAGCAGGTGCGTCATCCGCAGTCGAGCGCCCTGTTCGCCTATGCGGATGAGGCGCTCTGGCAGACTTTCCTGACGTTGGACGCGCCGCGCCTGGAGGCCAAGGGCTTCCGCGTGGTGGTGGACCCCAGCTTTCCCTACCGCTTCGCCGAGGTGGACGACTGGTACGGCGAAACCGAGGAGCAGGGTGGCTGGTTTACCCTTGAACTTGGCGTGCTGGTGGGCGGTGAGCGCATCAGCCTCATCCCCATCCTGGTGTCGCTGATCGCCGAGCGCCCGGAACTCTTTACGCCCGAGGCGCTCGCCGCCCTGGGCGACTTCGACGTGATTCTGGCCCGGCTCCCCGACGGCCGCCGCCTGCCCCTGCCTGCCGGACGGGTCCGGGCCATTCTCTCCGTGCTCGTGGAGCTGCACCTGCGCGAGTTGCCCGCGGGACCGCTGCGCCTGCCCGTGCTGGACGCCGCCCGCCTCGCCGCGCTGGAAGAAGCCCTCCAGGCCCGCTGGCTGGGCGCAGACCGCCTGCTGGACCTCGGGCAACGCCTGCGCACTTTCCGGGGCATTCAGGAGGTGGAGCCGCCCGCTGGCCTCAAAGTCGAGCTGCGGCCCTACCAGCGCCAGGGGTTGTCGTGGCTCCAATTCCTGCGCGAGTACGCTCTGGGGGGAATACTGGCAGACGATATGGGCTTAGGCAAGACGCTGCAAACGCTTGCCCACCTCCAACTCGAGAAGGAGGCCGGACGCCTGGACCGTCCGGCCCTGGTGATCGCACCCACCAGCGTGCTCGGCAACTGGCGCGCCGAGGCGAAGCGTTTCGCTCCGGGCCTGAAGGTGCTGACCCTGCACGGCTCCGGGCGAAAGGCTGAGTTCGGGCGCATCCCAGAGCATGACGTCGTGCTCAGCACCTACCCGCTGCTGCCGAGGGACGTGGACACCCTGCGGGAGCACGAGTTTCATCTGCTTGTGCTGGATGAGGCGCAGAACATCAAGAACGCCAAGAGTGCGGCGGCCAAAGCGGCAGGCGCCCTTAAGGCCCGCCACCGCCTCGCGCTGACGGGCACACCGCTGGAAAACCACCTCGGGGAGCTGTGGTCGCAGTTCAACTTCCTGACGCCGGGCCTGCTGCACGACGAGAAGACCTTCCGCGAGCTCTACCGCACGCCCATCGAGAAACAGGGGGACCGCGCGCGGCAGGTGGCCCTCGCCGCCCGGGTCAAGCCCTTTATCCTGCGCCGCGAGAAGCGCGACGTGGCGACGGAGCTGCCCCCCAAGACCGAGATCCCGGTACGCGTCACCCTGGACGGCGATCAGCGCGACTTGTACGAGACGGTGCGCGTAACCATGCTGGAGCGGGTGCGCGAGGAACTTGACGCGCGGGGGCTGGCCCGGTCCTCCATCGCCATCCTCGACGCCCTCCTCAAACTGCGTCAAGCGGCGACAGATCCACGCCTCGTCAAGCTGGAAGCCGCCCGCAAGGTGGAGGGCAGCGCCAAGCTGGAGTGGTTGATGGCCAACCTCCCGCAGATGGTGGAGGAAGGCCGCCGCATCCTGATCTTCTCGCAGTTTGCCACCCTGCTCGGGATGCTGGAGGCGCCGCTGACGGAACTCGGCATTCCCTACGCCAAGCTGACCGGGCAGACGAAGGACCGCGCGGGTCCGATTGCCCGCTTTCAGGACGGTGAGGCCCACGTGTTTCTCATCAGCCTCAAGGCCGGGGGTGTGGGTCTGAACCTCACGGCCGCCGATACGGTCATCCACCTGGATCCCTGGTGGAACCCCGCCGCTGAGAACCAGGCCACTGACCGCGCCTACCGCATCGGGCAGGACAAGCCCGTCTTTGTCTACAAGTTGATTGCGGCGGGCAGCGTGGAGGAGCGCATCTTGGACCTGCAAGCACGTAAGGCCGCGCTGGCCCAGGGCGTGCTCGACGGCGGCCTGACGAGCGCCACGCAGCTCACCACTGGAGACCTCAACGTGCTGTTCGCTCCATTGGAGGAGGGGGCGGAGGAACGCGAAACGGTGTTCTCCTGA
- a CDS encoding aminopeptidase, giving the protein MQTTPEGVPTGTLTYDPVPHAALLADYCLSAGEGDRLLVAGGTGALPLVREVTRAFLRRGARPVVRLEYPGQDEDWAALASGAVLDQTHAADLVDAEALDGSLRILTPEPDPRGDAARRARLTAARAPLATLRARKKWSLTLFPTAHAAAQAGMTEAEFGAFVMRAMFLDRPDPVAAWGEVRTMQAELIKRLTRADVVRIEAPGTDLTLRVGGRTWANSDGRRNMPSGEVFTGPVEHSAEGVVTFTVPASYAGQMVRGARLVFRTGEVVEASAEEGEEVLRAALATDPGARRLGELGIGTNSGIQAPTGNILFDEKIGGTVHLALGRSYPETGGVNASAIHWDLITDLRRGGRLSLDGEVMQEGGVFRR; this is encoded by the coding sequence ATGCAGACGACCCCAGAAGGCGTGCCCACCGGGACGCTGACCTACGATCCCGTACCCCACGCGGCCCTGCTGGCCGATTACTGCCTCTCGGCAGGTGAGGGCGATCGCCTGCTCGTGGCGGGAGGAACGGGAGCCCTCCCCCTTGTGCGCGAGGTGACGCGGGCCTTCCTGCGCCGAGGAGCGCGGCCCGTGGTGCGGCTGGAGTATCCGGGGCAAGACGAGGACTGGGCCGCCCTCGCCTCCGGCGCGGTGCTCGACCAGACGCATGCGGCAGACCTCGTGGACGCGGAAGCGTTGGACGGCAGCCTGCGGATTCTGACGCCCGAACCGGACCCCAGAGGGGACGCCGCCCGCCGCGCACGACTGACTGCCGCCCGCGCGCCCCTCGCCACCCTGCGCGCCCGCAAGAAGTGGAGCCTGACCCTCTTTCCCACCGCGCACGCCGCCGCACAGGCGGGGATGACCGAAGCGGAGTTCGGCGCGTTTGTGATGCGCGCGATGTTTCTGGACCGCCCAGATCCCGTGGCTGCCTGGGGCGAGGTGCGGACGATGCAGGCGGAGCTGATCAAACGCCTCACCCGCGCGGACGTGGTGCGGATCGAAGCCCCCGGCACAGACCTGACCCTGCGCGTGGGCGGACGGACCTGGGCCAACAGCGACGGCAGGCGCAACATGCCCAGCGGTGAGGTCTTTACTGGGCCGGTTGAGCACAGCGCCGAAGGCGTTGTCACGTTCACCGTCCCCGCGAGCTACGCCGGGCAGATGGTGCGCGGCGCGCGGTTGGTCTTCCGGACAGGCGAGGTGGTGGAGGCGAGCGCCGAGGAAGGCGAAGAAGTTTTGCGCGCCGCCCTTGCCACCGACCCCGGCGCTCGCCGGCTGGGTGAGCTGGGCATTGGGACCAATTCCGGCATTCAGGCGCCCACCGGCAACATCCTGTTCGACGAGAAGATCGGCGGCACCGTTCACCTCGCGCTCGGCCGCTCGTACCCGGAGACAGGTGGTGTGAACGCGAGCGCGATTCACTGGGACCTCATCACCGACTTGCGGCGCGGCGGACGCCTCAGCCTGGACGGCGAGGTGATGCAGGAGGGCGGCGTGTTCCGGCGGTAA